One window from the genome of Leptospira johnsonii encodes:
- a CDS encoding ABC transporter permease encodes MNELILFELRENIRSKWMFVFAGFLAISAGALNYFGDESEGRLIVSQMNLVLFVVPLFSITFAGLTFNDSLPFAEVLLSKSLTRSQYFFGKYCGVSLSLFLSFLMGLGVPGVPLFFSEPGLIVLYMELILFGSVLILVFVSLGFLLASFFKKGELIVSGALLVWLYFFLLFDSFVFMLSIYLGDYPVEIPALLVILFNPVDLVRILIILQTKASVLLGFSGAFLVRSLGISSVVLLAILFLVFWITMPLVVSYKRFLVRNF; translated from the coding sequence ATGAATGAATTGATCTTATTCGAATTAAGAGAAAATATCAGAAGCAAATGGATGTTCGTGTTTGCAGGTTTTCTTGCAATCTCGGCTGGAGCACTCAACTATTTCGGAGATGAAAGCGAAGGAAGGTTGATCGTAAGCCAAATGAATCTGGTCTTATTCGTCGTTCCTTTATTTTCTATCACATTCGCAGGATTAACATTTAACGATTCACTTCCTTTTGCAGAAGTACTTCTTTCCAAATCATTGACGAGGTCTCAATACTTCTTCGGAAAATATTGCGGGGTCAGCTTATCTCTTTTTTTAAGTTTCTTGATGGGGTTGGGAGTTCCGGGAGTTCCACTTTTTTTCAGCGAACCTGGACTAATCGTTTTGTACATGGAATTGATCCTGTTTGGAAGCGTATTGATCTTAGTCTTCGTTTCTTTAGGGTTTTTATTGGCTTCCTTTTTTAAAAAAGGAGAATTAATAGTCTCCGGTGCATTACTTGTCTGGCTATATTTCTTTTTACTCTTCGATTCATTCGTCTTTATGTTGAGTATATATCTTGGGGACTATCCGGTGGAGATTCCTGCGTTACTCGTCATTCTATTTAACCCCGTCGATTTGGTGAGGATACTCATCATTCTTCAGACAAAGGCTTCTGTGTTGCTCGGTTTTTCCGGGGCCTTTCTTGTTAGGAGTTTAGGTATATCGAGCGTGGTTCTGTTAGCTATTCTGTTCTTGGTGTTTTGGATTACGATGCCTCTTGTCGTTTCTTATAAAAGATTCTTGGTGCGAAATTTCTAG
- a CDS encoding ABC transporter ATP-binding protein, translated as MMQVRDLTVQYGKSFAVKGVSFDAEAGNILSLIGPNGSGKSSVLKSIVGLVKPVQGKIEFREKEEGNFNSKIGYMPQAPLFPKNVKVSELVDFLKRLETSDPKEFQELFDLLGLKDYENVKFGSLSGGTKQKVNILQCFSIRKPVYIVDEPTASLDPYISNLLKEILLRKKKEGALLVFSTHILNEVEEIADRFLLMSEGSLLIDDSPQNFVKSRDKGNLQNTLMEFWNSEYLEKR; from the coding sequence ATGATGCAGGTAAGAGACCTAACCGTTCAGTATGGAAAATCGTTCGCAGTAAAAGGAGTCTCTTTCGATGCGGAAGCGGGGAATATTTTATCTTTGATCGGTCCGAATGGATCCGGAAAAAGTTCCGTGCTCAAAAGTATCGTAGGATTGGTAAAACCGGTTCAGGGAAAGATAGAATTTAGAGAAAAGGAAGAAGGTAACTTCAATTCTAAAATTGGATATATGCCCCAAGCTCCTTTATTTCCTAAAAACGTAAAGGTCTCCGAGTTAGTGGACTTTTTGAAACGATTAGAAACATCCGACCCCAAGGAGTTCCAGGAATTATTCGATCTGCTCGGTCTGAAGGATTATGAAAACGTAAAATTCGGTTCTTTATCGGGAGGAACTAAACAAAAAGTGAATATTCTGCAATGTTTTTCGATCCGAAAGCCTGTGTATATAGTGGATGAACCTACTGCAAGTTTAGATCCTTATATCTCTAATCTTTTAAAGGAAATATTGCTCCGAAAAAAGAAAGAAGGTGCCTTACTTGTTTTCTCCACTCATATTCTGAACGAAGTAGAAGAGATTGCGGATCGTTTTTTACTTATGTCGGAAGGTTCCCTATTGATCGATGATTCTCCGCAAAATTTCGTAAAGAGTAGAGACAAAGGAAATCTTCAGAACACATTAATGGAATTTTGGAATTCCGAGTATTTGGAAAAAAGATGA
- a CDS encoding nitrous oxide reductase family maturation protein NosD: protein MKKNSDWKGRIFRINVGYSRLVLMSAFFLFCLTPFSIFSKELEVCKEKCNFFSIQAAIDSANSGDTIRIGKGIYKEGMISISKPLVIEGSVGVVLDGLKEKHVLDIRSDKVTIRGVSIIGSGVSDTSEYAGVHAEKIKYCVIENNTFEDNAYAIYLAEVEDCIIRRNISSGNAVNEVSGGNGIHLWSSKGIRIEGNELRKHRDGIYLEFSSNLKIEENFSHDNIRYGMHFMFSSDNDFRGNRFENNSAGVAVMYSKNILIENNRFENNWGDSSYGLLLKEISESILTKNAFVHNTVAIFADGCNRNYFTYNDLKDNGWGVKILGNSESNQFVRNEFKENVFDISTNTKHSTNSFRENYWDSYDGYDLDLDKFGDIPHKPVHFFGYWVVVYPFLMVLYNSPVVNFLQAIEKAFPIVTPIDLEDPKPSMRGHV from the coding sequence ATGAAAAAGAACAGTGATTGGAAGGGAAGAATTTTTCGGATCAACGTCGGATACTCTCGTCTTGTTTTGATGTCCGCCTTCTTCCTTTTTTGTTTAACCCCCTTCAGTATCTTTTCCAAAGAATTAGAAGTTTGTAAGGAGAAGTGCAACTTCTTTTCAATACAAGCCGCGATCGATTCCGCAAATTCAGGAGATACAATCCGAATAGGAAAAGGGATCTATAAAGAAGGTATGATATCGATCTCAAAACCTTTAGTCATAGAAGGTTCTGTCGGCGTAGTTTTAGACGGACTGAAAGAAAAACATGTATTGGATATTCGATCCGATAAGGTTACGATCCGAGGAGTGAGTATTATAGGAAGCGGAGTCTCCGATACCTCTGAGTATGCAGGAGTTCATGCTGAAAAAATAAAGTATTGCGTAATTGAAAATAATACATTCGAGGACAATGCATACGCGATCTATCTTGCAGAAGTGGAGGATTGTATTATACGAAGAAATATTTCATCTGGCAATGCAGTAAACGAAGTCTCGGGAGGGAACGGGATACATCTTTGGTCTTCCAAAGGAATACGGATAGAAGGGAATGAATTAAGGAAACATAGGGATGGGATCTATTTGGAATTTTCGAGCAATCTCAAGATAGAGGAAAATTTTTCCCACGATAATATTCGCTATGGGATGCACTTTATGTTTTCTTCGGACAACGATTTCCGAGGGAACAGATTCGAAAATAACTCGGCCGGCGTCGCGGTGATGTATAGTAAAAACATTCTCATCGAAAATAACCGCTTCGAGAATAACTGGGGAGATAGTTCTTACGGCCTTTTACTGAAGGAAATCTCGGAAAGTATTCTTACAAAAAACGCATTCGTGCATAATACCGTGGCGATCTTCGCAGACGGATGCAATCGAAATTATTTTACTTATAATGATCTGAAAGATAACGGGTGGGGAGTAAAAATTTTAGGAAATAGCGAATCCAATCAATTTGTGAGAAATGAATTTAAGGAGAATGTATTTGATATCAGTACAAACACCAAACATAGCACGAATTCGTTTCGAGAGAATTATTGGGATAGTTACGACGGCTACGATCTGGATCTAGATAAGTTCGGGGATATTCCTCATAAGCCCGTTCATTTTTTCGGATATTGGGTAGTAGTTTATCCTTTTCTAATGGTTTTATACAATTCCCCGGTTGTGAATTTTTTGCAGGCGATTGAAAAGGCGTTTCCAATCGTTACTCCAATCGATCTGGAAGATCCGAAACCTAGTATGAGAGGCCATGTATGA
- a CDS encoding nitrous oxide reductase accessory protein NosL, with amino-acid sequence MFLNRSGIPSIAVLMIVSISVFCSKREPILPEFGRELCAHCSMAIVDKRFHSQLLTEKGRRYYFDSIECLHSFEKSPRPQSGSVWFADFENPERMLSEDTAVLVRSSELRSPMGEGLAAFSSMDRAKDFLNTRKGSIWSRNNEKEQ; translated from the coding sequence ATGTTTCTAAATAGATCCGGTATTCCGAGTATCGCAGTATTGATGATCGTATCGATTTCTGTTTTCTGTTCCAAAAGAGAACCGATCCTTCCTGAATTTGGAAGAGAGCTTTGCGCTCATTGTTCTATGGCGATCGTGGATAAACGTTTTCATTCTCAGTTATTGACCGAAAAGGGGAGAAGATACTATTTCGATTCGATCGAGTGTCTTCATTCCTTCGAGAAGTCTCCGCGGCCTCAGTCGGGATCTGTGTGGTTTGCTGACTTTGAAAATCCGGAGCGAATGCTCTCCGAAGATACAGCGGTGCTTGTTCGCTCTTCGGAACTTCGTTCTCCTATGGGAGAAGGCCTTGCGGCATTCTCCTCAATGGACCGTGCTAAAGATTTTCTGAATACTCGTAAAGGCTCTATTTGGAGTCGAAACAATGAAAAAGAACAGTGA
- the nosZ gene encoding Sec-dependent nitrous-oxide reductase, with protein sequence MVLIGLGFGCKNGAATAALASDAAKRVYVAPGEKDEVYAFLSGGFSGQMSVYGIPSTRLFKIIPVFSVFPENGYGYDEETKNMLKTSHGYVPWDDSHHIEASMTDGKQDGRWLFLNANNTPRLARIDLRSFETKEIIEIPNSAGNHASPFATENTEYLMAATRFSVPIPQASIPIENFSKGDFKGTVSMVKVDPKSGRLSIELQILVPGFDYDLSHCGKGKSHDWCFFTSYNSEQAYKMIEVGASKNDKDYILAFNWVRAKQCLDQGKASNFGGEYYRNYLPENQPAISEKLSGVKMLQPKDCPGVMYYMPTPKSPHGTDVDPTGEYIVGGGKLATVIPVHSFSKLMEVKDKPEHRSGMIMDIPILKYESTLAGEVKKPCLGPLHTEFDGKGYAYTSCFVSSEVVKWELGTWEVEQHLPAYYSVGHLSIVGGSSKEPYGKYLIALNKITKDRYLPVGMELPQSAQLYDISGGKAELLSDFPTVGEPHYSQMIPAKLLMDKAAKIYPLEENKHPYAIKNEKDARVVREGNTVRVYMTQIRSHFKPDTIEVRSGDTVFFHVTNLEQDYDIPHGFAVGGAPEMPNLLIMPGQTRTFKWKAPKPGIYPFYCTDFCSALHQEMQQYIRVLP encoded by the coding sequence ATGGTCCTCATCGGTCTGGGATTCGGATGTAAGAACGGGGCCGCAACAGCTGCACTCGCTTCCGATGCTGCGAAGAGAGTGTACGTAGCGCCGGGAGAAAAGGACGAAGTCTACGCTTTCCTTTCCGGAGGATTCAGCGGGCAGATGTCTGTCTACGGAATTCCTTCTACACGTTTATTCAAGATCATTCCGGTATTCTCAGTTTTTCCGGAGAACGGTTATGGATATGATGAAGAAACTAAGAATATGCTTAAGACTTCTCACGGCTATGTTCCTTGGGACGATAGTCACCATATAGAAGCATCCATGACGGATGGAAAACAAGATGGTCGTTGGTTGTTCTTGAATGCAAATAACACACCCAGACTTGCTCGGATCGATCTAAGATCTTTTGAAACTAAGGAGATCATTGAGATCCCTAACAGTGCGGGAAATCACGCTTCTCCTTTTGCTACAGAAAACACCGAGTATCTGATGGCGGCGACAAGGTTCTCCGTTCCGATCCCTCAAGCAAGTATTCCTATCGAGAATTTTTCTAAGGGAGATTTTAAGGGAACAGTTTCCATGGTGAAGGTGGATCCTAAATCAGGAAGACTTTCCATTGAACTTCAGATACTAGTTCCCGGTTTCGATTACGATCTATCTCACTGCGGAAAAGGAAAGTCTCACGATTGGTGCTTCTTCACATCGTATAACTCCGAACAGGCGTATAAAATGATAGAAGTAGGAGCTTCCAAGAATGATAAGGACTATATCTTAGCATTCAACTGGGTTCGTGCTAAACAATGTTTGGACCAAGGAAAAGCTTCTAATTTCGGCGGAGAATATTATAGGAATTACCTACCTGAAAATCAACCTGCGATTTCTGAAAAGCTAAGTGGAGTGAAAATGCTCCAACCAAAGGACTGTCCTGGAGTCATGTATTATATGCCAACTCCTAAGAGTCCTCACGGAACAGATGTGGATCCTACGGGAGAATATATTGTAGGTGGAGGAAAGCTCGCAACAGTCATTCCGGTTCACTCCTTCTCTAAACTTATGGAAGTGAAGGATAAACCTGAACATAGATCCGGAATGATCATGGATATCCCAATATTAAAATACGAATCCACTCTTGCTGGAGAAGTAAAGAAACCTTGTTTAGGTCCTTTACATACTGAGTTTGACGGAAAAGGATATGCTTACACTTCCTGTTTCGTAAGTTCAGAAGTTGTAAAATGGGAATTGGGAACCTGGGAAGTTGAGCAACATCTGCCTGCTTATTACAGTGTAGGTCACCTTTCCATCGTAGGAGGAAGTTCCAAAGAGCCGTACGGAAAATATCTGATCGCTTTGAATAAAATCACTAAAGATAGATATCTTCCTGTAGGTATGGAGCTGCCTCAGAGTGCTCAGCTCTACGATATTTCCGGAGGCAAAGCAGAACTTCTCTCAGATTTTCCAACAGTAGGAGAACCACATTATTCTCAAATGATCCCTGCAAAACTTCTCATGGATAAGGCAGCGAAAATTTATCCATTAGAAGAGAATAAACATCCTTATGCGATCAAGAATGAGAAGGATGCGAGAGTTGTTCGGGAAGGGAATACTGTCCGGGTCTATATGACACAGATACGTTCCCACTTTAAGCCGGATACTATCGAAGTCAGAAGCGGAGACACTGTCTTCTTCCATGTTACTAACTTGGAACAAGACTATGATATCCCTCACGGTTTTGCAGTGGGCGGGGCTCCTGAGATGCCTAACCTTCTGATCATGCCGGGGCAGACCAGGACTTTCAAATGGAAAGCGCCTAAGCCTGGGATCTATCCGTTCTATTGCACGGATTTCTGTTCGGCTCTTCACCAAGAAATGCAGCAATACATAAGGGTGCTTCCTTAA
- a CDS encoding c-type cytochrome yields MKIVKNIIKFCKITPLLLGLIAFSFCGKEKPAEAENTVGSKGIGPVTSVTLGALDDGMAQKGKLNFEAKCSACHKFEEKVVGPALKGVTERRAPEWIMNMILNPAEMTQKDPIAMELLAEHLTQMTFQNVQESEAREILEYLRKMDKK; encoded by the coding sequence ATGAAAATAGTTAAGAATATCATAAAATTCTGTAAGATTACTCCGCTACTGTTAGGTTTAATTGCTTTCTCTTTTTGTGGGAAGGAAAAACCAGCGGAAGCCGAGAACACAGTCGGAAGTAAGGGGATAGGTCCTGTTACCTCCGTTACGTTAGGCGCTTTGGATGACGGGATGGCTCAGAAAGGAAAACTGAACTTCGAAGCGAAATGTAGCGCTTGTCATAAATTCGAAGAGAAGGTCGTAGGGCCTGCATTAAAAGGAGTAACCGAAAGAAGAGCTCCGGAATGGATCATGAATATGATCTTAAATCCTGCAGAAATGACTCAAAAGGATCCGATCGCAATGGAACTTCTCGCTGAACATCTGACACAGATGACGTTCCAGAACGTTCAGGAATCCGAGGCCAGAGAGATACTGGAATATCTAAGAAAAATGGATAAGAAATAA
- a CDS encoding Crp/Fnr family transcriptional regulator yields MRSNDRFVRFRIVKTYTKESNDDEYYMGLMIFDEISKEEMLSIFSGGRKRTHKKDEFLFHQGDETDCLHLLIEGKLQIFKYDSSSNEITLNFFSPVSMIAELALINGIPFPASGRFVTDGAVLSLPFKELREKIKTDIPLNHLLIQSLFNKIQALNLSINRGMTMDSLQRVAHFLYYLPENHATLAHSQIASMLALRPETFSRALKQLKDQGIINPERGLIEVINKEELKKFF; encoded by the coding sequence ATGAGATCTAATGATCGGTTTGTCCGTTTTCGGATCGTCAAAACTTATACAAAAGAATCGAATGATGATGAGTATTATATGGGGTTAATGATCTTCGATGAAATATCTAAGGAAGAGATGTTATCCATCTTTTCCGGCGGAAGGAAGCGGACTCATAAAAAGGACGAATTCCTATTTCATCAAGGTGACGAAACAGATTGTTTACACCTTCTTATAGAAGGTAAATTGCAGATATTTAAATACGATTCGAGTTCAAACGAGATCACTTTGAATTTTTTCTCACCGGTCTCGATGATTGCGGAGCTTGCACTTATCAATGGAATCCCATTTCCTGCGTCAGGTAGATTCGTGACAGATGGAGCAGTTCTTTCTCTTCCTTTTAAAGAGCTACGTGAAAAGATAAAGACGGATATCCCTTTAAATCATCTATTGATCCAATCTTTGTTCAATAAGATCCAAGCATTAAACCTTTCGATCAATCGAGGAATGACTATGGATTCTTTGCAGAGGGTCGCCCACTTCCTGTATTATCTTCCGGAGAACCACGCAACGCTTGCGCATTCTCAAATCGCTTCTATGCTTGCATTAAGACCGGAAACTTTTTCTCGGGCACTCAAACAACTCAAAGACCAAGGTATCATAAATCCTGAAAGGGGTCTAATAGAGGTTATAAATAAAGAAGAATTAAAAAAATTCTTTTGA
- a CDS encoding copper resistance protein CopD encodes MLFFVLIFRPVYKDKELSDVKTLLLLKIALQFRKLSYYVFIILFVSGISIAYLKGYFEVYSQFHYWVSPHGRIFLIKMILFFLLLFSSILHDFLIGPNAFKEMQNGVRSDSRSRKYASIFGRVNLLISLMIAVMGLAYSRGFTF; translated from the coding sequence ATGCTTTTCTTTGTGTTGATCTTTCGGCCGGTGTATAAGGACAAAGAGCTTTCAGACGTTAAAACTTTGCTATTACTTAAGATTGCGCTACAATTTAGAAAACTTTCTTATTATGTGTTTATAATATTATTTGTATCCGGAATCAGTATAGCTTATCTGAAAGGATACTTCGAGGTATATTCTCAATTTCACTATTGGGTATCCCCTCATGGAAGGATCTTTCTTATAAAAATGATCTTGTTCTTTCTTCTTCTTTTTAGCTCCATTCTTCACGATTTTTTAATTGGTCCAAATGCATTTAAGGAAATGCAGAATGGAGTCAGATCGGATAGTCGAAGCCGGAAGTATGCGTCCATTTTTGGGAGAGTCAACCTTCTCATCTCTTTAATGATCGCCGTAATGGGGCTTGCATATTCCAGAGGTTTTACGTTTTAG
- a CDS encoding thiamine pyrophosphate-binding protein — protein sequence MKKTGAELIVYALEQIGVKFTFGIPGVHTTELYDELNLSKSITPFLVTHECGAAFMADAISRTSESLGTLVIVPAAGATHALSGIGEAYLDGIPMLIISGGVRTDSGKKFQLHQIDQSGFLKGITKKFFRVETHEDIVPILFEAYEVATEDEAGPVFVEIPVNIQLFSGKVSHIPKFTPERNVWKIDEAALEKACELLQNSEHPGIFAGWGAREATNELIELAELIDSPVATTLQGLSVFPADHPLHTGMGFGSYSVPAGEAAFENCDCLLAIGTRFSEIPTGSFSMKVPENLIHIDVNPDVFSKNYPAKFELEGDAKQILGAILEKLKKKEIQKKGFSKTKDLILKKKKEYSKEWEKHSVPDRINPFVFFSELRKQMKEDDILVVDDGNHTFLAAELFPVLRSKTFISPSDFNSMGYCVPASIGAKIANPDRNVVGIVGDGAFLMTGLELLTATTNSVGVVICVFYDGELSQISQGQQIPYSRKTCTILGDLHLEGIAKGTGAAYLSLESNENIGSVLERAFLIAEEGRPVIVDIKIDYSKATRFTKGVVQANLGRFPLGEKFRFIGRALWRKLTG from the coding sequence ATGAAAAAGACTGGAGCCGAATTGATCGTATATGCCTTGGAACAGATCGGAGTGAAATTTACTTTCGGGATACCCGGAGTTCATACTACTGAGTTGTACGACGAGTTAAATTTATCCAAGAGCATCACCCCATTCTTAGTAACCCATGAATGCGGGGCAGCGTTTATGGCGGACGCTATCAGCAGAACTTCGGAATCACTCGGCACCTTGGTGATCGTTCCTGCGGCCGGGGCAACTCATGCGTTAAGCGGTATAGGAGAAGCTTACTTGGATGGAATTCCGATGCTTATCATATCGGGCGGAGTAAGAACGGATAGCGGAAAAAAATTCCAGCTACATCAAATAGATCAATCAGGCTTCTTAAAAGGGATCACTAAAAAATTCTTTCGAGTAGAAACTCATGAAGATATCGTTCCGATCTTATTCGAAGCGTATGAGGTTGCAACAGAAGACGAAGCGGGGCCTGTCTTTGTAGAAATTCCAGTAAATATACAATTATTCTCTGGAAAGGTTTCCCATATTCCTAAGTTTACTCCCGAAAGAAATGTATGGAAGATCGATGAGGCAGCACTTGAAAAAGCATGTGAACTTTTGCAAAATTCTGAACATCCAGGTATTTTTGCAGGTTGGGGAGCAAGAGAAGCGACGAATGAATTGATCGAACTTGCTGAGCTTATTGATTCTCCAGTTGCGACTACATTGCAAGGATTGAGCGTGTTCCCCGCGGATCATCCTCTTCATACTGGAATGGGATTCGGTTCATATTCCGTTCCTGCGGGAGAGGCGGCATTCGAAAATTGCGATTGTCTCCTGGCTATCGGGACAAGATTCTCTGAGATCCCTACCGGAAGTTTTAGTATGAAGGTGCCTGAAAATCTGATCCATATAGATGTGAATCCGGATGTATTCTCAAAAAACTATCCTGCAAAGTTTGAGTTAGAAGGAGACGCCAAACAAATATTAGGTGCTATACTGGAGAAGTTAAAGAAGAAAGAGATCCAAAAAAAAGGATTTTCAAAAACGAAGGATCTGATCTTAAAAAAGAAAAAAGAATACTCAAAAGAATGGGAAAAACATTCCGTTCCGGATCGTATAAATCCTTTTGTTTTCTTTAGTGAGTTGCGTAAACAAATGAAGGAAGATGATATTCTGGTAGTCGATGACGGAAATCATACTTTCTTGGCCGCCGAGTTGTTTCCGGTGCTTCGTTCTAAAACTTTTATCTCACCTAGCGATTTTAACTCTATGGGTTATTGTGTCCCTGCTTCAATAGGAGCTAAGATCGCAAACCCTGATCGAAATGTAGTGGGAATCGTGGGAGACGGAGCGTTTCTGATGACCGGCTTAGAATTGCTGACTGCGACTACAAATTCTGTCGGTGTAGTGATCTGCGTATTTTATGACGGGGAATTAAGCCAGATCTCGCAAGGACAACAAATACCATATTCTCGAAAAACTTGTACAATTTTGGGTGATTTACATTTAGAAGGTATAGCCAAAGGAACAGGTGCCGCTTATCTTTCTCTCGAATCGAATGAAAACATAGGATCCGTACTCGAGAGGGCCTTTCTTATCGCGGAAGAAGGTAGGCCGGTCATTGTGGATATAAAGATAGACTATTCAAAAGCTACTAGATTCACTAAAGGAGTGGTTCAAGCCAATCTGGGAAGATTTCCTCTCGGGGAAAAATTTAGATTTATCGGTCGTGCTCTTTGGAGAAAATTAACAGGCTAA
- a CDS encoding FAD-binding dehydrogenase, translating to MEGKKKGKISLSTEVLVIGGGLAGIVLALDLLDSGKRVILVDRDSEDKLGGLAKLSFGGIFMVDTPIQRWNGIKDNVSLALSDWHSTAEFSEEDKLPKLWAKEYVNRSLEDIFYYLKGKSVGFFPVVHWVERGLFKPGNSVPRFHMVWGTGDGLISALKKNLYSHKNLDKLRFLFGTRAMELIRSGKKVQGCIAESEEDGRSYEIFAEHTVLASGGIAGDMKKIRKYWPRSLGKPPETILNGSHKYAIGDLHTASAKIGANLTHLDKMWNYAAGVHHPDPKWEGEGLSLVPPKSALWLNSKGERIGPIPLVTGFDTRYLVERVCAQEEKFSWQIMNWKIAVKELAVSGSEFNDSIRNKDFLGFLKTVFFGNEAFLKKISSECPDFVVADSISELAEGMNQLNEDRSIDADKLEKTILAYDEMIERGEAFHNDDQLRRITQLRNYRGDRARTCKFQKILDRKAMPLIAIREFILTRKSMGGIQTDLRSRVLDSRGNPIEGLYAVGEAAGFGGGGIHGKGALEGTFLGSCVLTSRIAARSIIKP from the coding sequence ATGGAAGGAAAGAAGAAAGGAAAAATATCCTTATCCACTGAAGTCTTAGTGATCGGAGGTGGGCTGGCCGGGATCGTTCTTGCTTTGGATCTACTGGATTCGGGAAAAAGAGTGATCTTAGTGGATCGTGATTCTGAAGATAAGTTAGGAGGGCTCGCCAAACTTTCTTTCGGAGGTATCTTTATGGTAGATACTCCGATCCAAAGATGGAACGGGATAAAAGATAATGTATCTTTGGCACTTTCCGACTGGCATTCCACGGCGGAATTTTCTGAAGAGGACAAACTTCCGAAACTATGGGCAAAGGAATACGTTAACCGCTCTTTAGAAGATATATTTTATTATCTTAAAGGAAAGTCCGTCGGCTTCTTCCCTGTAGTACATTGGGTAGAAAGAGGATTATTTAAACCGGGAAATAGTGTTCCTAGGTTCCATATGGTTTGGGGAACAGGAGACGGTTTAATTTCCGCATTAAAGAAGAACTTATACTCGCATAAAAATCTGGATAAACTTCGGTTTCTATTTGGGACTCGAGCAATGGAATTGATCCGCTCTGGAAAGAAGGTGCAAGGCTGCATTGCTGAATCTGAAGAAGATGGAAGAAGTTACGAAATATTTGCGGAACATACAGTACTTGCTAGCGGTGGAATTGCGGGAGACATGAAGAAGATCAGGAAATATTGGCCTAGATCTCTTGGTAAACCACCTGAAACGATTCTAAACGGTTCACATAAATATGCGATCGGGGATCTTCATACTGCTTCTGCAAAGATAGGAGCGAATCTAACTCATCTGGATAAAATGTGGAATTATGCAGCGGGAGTTCATCATCCGGATCCAAAATGGGAAGGAGAAGGACTCAGTCTGGTTCCTCCTAAGTCTGCTCTTTGGCTGAATTCTAAAGGAGAAAGGATCGGACCGATCCCATTAGTTACAGGTTTTGATACACGCTATCTTGTGGAAAGGGTCTGTGCCCAAGAAGAAAAGTTCTCTTGGCAGATCATGAATTGGAAGATCGCGGTTAAGGAACTTGCTGTTTCCGGTTCTGAATTCAACGACTCGATCCGAAATAAGGACTTCCTTGGATTTTTGAAAACGGTATTTTTCGGGAACGAAGCTTTTCTAAAAAAAATCAGCTCCGAATGTCCGGATTTCGTAGTGGCAGATTCGATTTCTGAGCTTGCAGAAGGAATGAACCAACTCAACGAAGATCGTTCCATCGATGCAGACAAATTGGAAAAAACCATTCTTGCATATGACGAGATGATCGAAAGGGGAGAAGCATTCCATAACGATGATCAACTCCGCAGGATCACACAACTTCGTAATTACCGGGGAGACCGTGCCCGAACTTGTAAGTTCCAAAAGATCCTAGATCGAAAAGCAATGCCATTGATCGCAATACGTGAATTTATACTCACTCGAAAATCCATGGGAGGTATCCAAACGGATTTAAGATCCAGAGTTTTGGATTCGAGAGGAAATCCTATTGAGGGTCTGTATGCAGTCGGAGAAGCCGCCGGTTTCGGTGGAGGAGGGATCCACGGAAAAGGAGCCCTTGAAGGGACCTTCTTAGGAAGTTGTGTGCTTACCTCCCGGATTGCTGCCCGTTCTATTATAAAACCTTAA